A stretch of Paludisphaera rhizosphaerae DNA encodes these proteins:
- a CDS encoding DUF1559 family PulG-like putative transporter: MMHPSSNCYYCGAAWGPVTIGGITDGTSNTGLVSERLVGVNNSNFTRSSNLARRGTFRSPTGVAAGTGQVGALTFVQACQNIPGSQGTRYGGGSGQMWIATFPVWLVINAYNHFGTPNQMNCTNPSEPAGIDGNSTWAGYYVAPLGSAPPSSNHSGGVNVAFADGSVHFIKDSVSPPTWWALGSRNGGEVLSSDSY; this comes from the coding sequence ATGATGCATCCGTCGTCCAACTGCTATTACTGCGGCGCAGCCTGGGGCCCGGTGACGATCGGCGGGATCACCGACGGCACTTCCAACACCGGCCTCGTGAGCGAGCGGCTGGTCGGCGTGAACAACTCCAACTTCACCCGCAGCAGCAACCTGGCGCGGCGGGGAACGTTCCGCTCGCCGACGGGCGTCGCCGCCGGGACCGGGCAGGTGGGAGCGCTGACCTTCGTGCAGGCCTGCCAGAACATTCCGGGCTCGCAGGGGACGCGATACGGCGGCGGTTCAGGCCAGATGTGGATCGCGACGTTCCCCGTGTGGCTGGTCATCAACGCCTACAACCACTTCGGCACGCCGAACCAGATGAACTGCACCAACCCCAGCGAGCCGGCCGGCATCGACGGCAACAGCACGTGGGCCGGTTACTACGTGGCCCCTCTCGGCAGCGCCCCGCCGAGCAGCAACCACTCCGGCGGCGTCAACGTCGCCTTCGCCGATGGTTCGGTCCACTTCATCAAGGACTCGGTGAGTCCGCCGACCTGGTGGGCGCTCGGCTCGCGCAACGGCGGCGAGGTCCTCAGCTCCGACAGCTACTGA
- a CDS encoding DUF1559 family PulG-like putative transporter produces MFKRSPRRAFTLIELLVVIAIIAVLIALLLPAVQSAREAARRAQCVNNLKQMGLALANAESATGAYIPGWGPYYNEAVINAGTCGSRPNVLAQILPYIESASTYGAFNLEQCINLYGAGTANYTAQMQIVAAFQCPSENSNTKFAGVGYANYVASLGATAGQRLGTAAAQESNTSRAGIFNITVDTSQPKVYPQYLRAVPVTVAAVSDGTSNTVVFSETLHSSAAISGSDSSGILGGVPERSKLNVYITSSTMDYQNAPICTYGGSGYSTRIYYRHQQYYRGLIMTGYFTETLTPNSKLWDCGDTSYQVAHQAARSNHSGGVNVGFADGSVRFVKDSISLPTWMALGTKAGGEIVSADAY; encoded by the coding sequence ATGTTTAAGCGCTCGCCACGACGCGCGTTTACGCTGATTGAATTGCTCGTCGTCATCGCCATCATTGCGGTTCTTATCGCTCTGCTGCTGCCGGCCGTGCAGTCGGCCCGCGAAGCCGCCCGTCGCGCCCAGTGCGTCAACAATCTGAAGCAGATGGGCCTGGCCCTGGCCAACGCGGAGTCGGCCACCGGGGCGTACATCCCTGGTTGGGGTCCGTATTACAACGAGGCCGTGATCAACGCGGGCACTTGCGGCTCGCGGCCGAACGTCCTGGCCCAGATCCTGCCGTACATCGAGTCGGCCAGCACCTACGGCGCGTTCAACCTGGAGCAGTGCATCAACCTGTACGGGGCGGGCACGGCGAACTACACGGCCCAGATGCAGATCGTCGCGGCCTTCCAGTGCCCCTCGGAGAACTCGAACACCAAGTTCGCGGGCGTGGGCTACGCCAACTACGTGGCGAGCCTGGGCGCCACCGCCGGACAGCGGCTGGGCACCGCCGCGGCTCAGGAATCGAACACGTCGCGGGCGGGCATCTTCAACATCACGGTCGACACCTCGCAGCCCAAGGTTTACCCGCAGTACCTGCGGGCCGTTCCCGTCACCGTCGCGGCGGTTTCGGACGGAACGAGCAACACCGTTGTGTTCTCGGAAACGCTGCACAGCAGCGCGGCGATCTCCGGCTCTGACTCCAGCGGCATCCTGGGCGGCGTTCCTGAGCGGTCCAAGCTCAACGTTTACATCACCAGCAGCACGATGGATTATCAGAACGCCCCGATCTGCACCTACGGCGGCTCTGGCTACTCCACGCGAATCTACTACCGGCACCAGCAGTACTACCGCGGCCTGATCATGACGGGCTATTTCACGGAGACGCTGACGCCGAACTCGAAGTTGTGGGACTGCGGCGACACCAGCTATCAGGTCGCCCACCAGGCGGCCCGCAGCAACCACTCCGGCGGCGTGAACGTCGGCTTCGCCGACGGCTCGGTCCGGTTCGTCAAGGACTCGATCAGCCTGCCCACCTGGATGGCCCTCGGCACCAAGGCCGGCGGCGAAATCGTCAGCGCCGACGCTTACTGA
- a CDS encoding ammonium transporter, translating into MIDRTDTLFVMCCATMALLMTPAMGLFFAGMVRRKNVLSTFLGCLVPLGVVTLQWLVLGQGLAFGGDLFGGLIGAPDWSMLRGRFEPRPDLTATVPGPLALAFEMLAAAFAAALVSSAGAERAKSWSMAVVVILWTTLVYDPLAHWMWSPDGWLRRLGARDFGGGLVVHASAGAAALCVAVAVGKRRGADVDSLRPHNLPLTAIGTALLWFAWLGFNAGRAWGVSTIAAAAFLSTLVAGAAGMLAWILVERATTGKATFLGGCTGVVAGLVGSSAGAGMVGPGVAIVLGAGAALFSHAAILIKSRLDYDDSLDVFGVHGIGGITAAIGLGLLAGSDLEPSAVGLFNGRVELILAQLAAVGAVVAYSVLVTWAILFAVDRTMGLRVPPEAEELGLDVALHGQRAYVMGDGERLGMDYR; encoded by the coding sequence ATGATCGACCGGACCGATACGCTGTTCGTGATGTGCTGCGCGACGATGGCGCTGCTGATGACCCCAGCGATGGGCCTCTTCTTCGCGGGGATGGTCCGGCGCAAGAACGTGCTTTCCACGTTCCTGGGCTGCCTGGTGCCGCTGGGGGTCGTCACGCTCCAGTGGCTGGTTCTGGGCCAGGGCCTGGCGTTCGGCGGGGACCTCTTCGGCGGGCTGATCGGGGCGCCCGATTGGTCGATGCTCCGGGGCCGGTTCGAGCCGAGGCCCGACCTGACGGCGACCGTGCCGGGGCCGCTCGCGCTGGCGTTCGAGATGCTGGCGGCGGCCTTCGCGGCGGCCCTGGTCTCCAGCGCGGGGGCGGAACGGGCGAAGTCCTGGTCCATGGCCGTGGTCGTCATCTTGTGGACGACTCTGGTCTACGACCCCCTGGCCCACTGGATGTGGTCGCCCGACGGCTGGCTGCGACGGCTCGGGGCCCGCGACTTCGGCGGCGGCCTGGTCGTCCACGCGTCGGCCGGCGCGGCGGCTCTCTGCGTGGCCGTCGCCGTGGGCAAACGCCGAGGCGCCGACGTCGACAGCCTTCGCCCCCACAACCTGCCTCTGACCGCGATCGGGACCGCCCTGCTCTGGTTCGCCTGGCTGGGGTTCAACGCGGGGCGAGCCTGGGGCGTCTCGACGATCGCCGCCGCGGCCTTTCTCTCGACGCTCGTCGCGGGGGCGGCGGGGATGCTCGCCTGGATCCTCGTGGAACGGGCGACGACCGGCAAGGCGACCTTCCTGGGAGGCTGCACCGGAGTCGTCGCCGGCCTGGTCGGATCGTCGGCGGGCGCGGGAATGGTCGGGCCCGGGGTCGCCATCGTCCTGGGAGCCGGCGCCGCTCTCTTCAGCCACGCCGCGATCCTCATCAAGAGTCGGCTGGACTACGACGACTCGCTCGACGTCTTCGGCGTCCACGGAATCGGTGGGATCACCGCCGCGATCGGCCTGGGCCTGCTGGCAGGCTCGGACCTGGAACCGTCCGCTGTGGGCCTCTTCAACGGCCGCGTCGAACTGATCCTCGCTCAGCTCGCAGCCGTCGGGGCGGTCGTCGCCTACTCGGTGCTCGTCACCTGGGCGATCCTCTTCGCGGTCGACCGCACGATGGGCCTCCGCGTCCCGCCCGAAGCCGAGGAACTGGGTCTCGACGTCGCCCTCCACGGCCAGCGAGCCTACGTCATGGGCGACGGCGAACGCCTGGGCATGGACTACCGCTGA